One region of Acidobacteriota bacterium genomic DNA includes:
- a CDS encoding citryl-CoA lyase — protein sequence MAEAEWKTAITDIGPGRIAVRGYSITDIMERLSYAEAVYLILKGELPGQAEAALMNAILVSSIDHGASPPSVLGARTVMSGGNSLNAAVAGGVLVIGDSHGGAIEQSARIMQEWAGELDDSAGNVVDVAGRLVDRLKKTGKRMPGFGHRLHKVDPRTAQLFGVAERHGYSGRHIALCKALEKVLAEKLGKQLPINVDGAIAAVISDMGFDWRLGKGFFIISRVPGLVAHAYEEMTREKPMRKLGPTPYEYDGPPDRAL from the coding sequence ATGGCAGAGGCAGAGTGGAAGACCGCCATTACGGATATCGGGCCGGGGAGAATCGCTGTTCGAGGTTACAGCATCACCGACATTATGGAGCGCCTGTCATACGCGGAGGCGGTGTACCTGATATTGAAGGGGGAGTTGCCGGGGCAGGCGGAAGCGGCGTTGATGAACGCGATTCTCGTATCCTCGATCGATCACGGAGCATCCCCGCCGTCGGTCCTCGGAGCGCGAACGGTCATGTCCGGGGGCAATTCACTTAACGCAGCGGTCGCCGGCGGTGTGCTCGTAATCGGAGATTCGCATGGCGGAGCCATCGAGCAGTCGGCGCGGATCATGCAGGAATGGGCCGGGGAGCTGGACGACTCGGCCGGCAACGTCGTCGATGTAGCCGGGCGGCTCGTGGACCGGCTCAAGAAGACCGGGAAGCGGATGCCGGGCTTCGGCCACAGGCTTCACAAGGTTGATCCGCGGACAGCCCAGCTGTTCGGGGTTGCTGAGCGTCACGGATACAGCGGCAGGCACATCGCGCTGTGCAAAGCGCTTGAGAAGGTTCTTGCTGAGAAACTCGGAAAGCAGTTGCCAATCAACGTCGATGGTGCCATTGCGGCCGTCATCTCCGACATGGGGTTCGACTGGAGACTCGGCAAGGGGTTTTTCATCATTTCGCGGGTCCCCGGGCTGGTGGCGCACGCCTATGAAGAAATGACCCGGGAGAAACCGATGCGCAAGCTCGGACCCACGCCGTACGAGTATGACGGTCCGCCTGACAGGGCTCTGTGA